One Helicobacter cetorum MIT 00-7128 DNA window includes the following coding sequences:
- a CDS encoding phosphoenolpyruvate carboxylase: MKKSPHFLQELVLIKRLFLQMLKECQEEEMANLFLSLCHAFEKNSFKKSHKILQEIIASQQLLGIIKVFSLYNILINIVEERHKINSTSYSFKENQKPLSQKAKNALKHLAFYPVFTAHPTQSMRRTFLEAYQEISTYVACLSNNPTQTIQEKSEQEIKYRLHLLYKSHLARQEKLEVLSELDNLLYLVETSILPSALKTLNSIQKALNEPLKQSPIILGSWIGGDRDGNPFVTNALMTQTLRIQHAFIIELYIKEVRALTRELSLSSDFCTISDTFKQSIEQEKMHLDPSDAILHQHEPFRAKLLLMEKKLKNRLLSVNSPLEIPYTYHNIEEFIHDIDLMLNHLEPYLRPHLERLRHLALLAGFHALRLDFREHKEVFLNALSETFSFLGLADSDFLSKNETKKLEIINNAFLYLEKNPLDLHSLIEHISLKSANILEAFSKIAWAKQNISKESVRSVIISMSESASDILGVLWLVQLAKLENEISLTPLFETIDDLENAPKIMQTLSQNPHYNNYLNHQNRNQQIMIGYSDSSKDGGIFASNYYLNNAITKLIELEKSLNLSFLLFHGRGGSVSRGGLSLESALDCAPYKSAKNILKLTEQGEVISLKYLNLENAEYNLHNALNALLKKNLQEKAQKTSKEHEEILQTIARLSYQAYRKLVYETKGFLEYFKLATPIYFIQELPLGSRPSKRKDSTKIEDLRAIPWVFAWTQNRCILPAWYGLGSALKTLEPTILQTLYKENKLFKVVLDNVAQVLLKVDLEIFESYHSLAKDLFNAKEIFNAICDEFKITKELILCARKESELLESEPTTYYSILFRRPYLNALNALQIELIKAFYATKDKDKQAHLLHQVHSSIVGIAQGMRNTG, translated from the coding sequence TTGAAAAAAAGTCCCCATTTCTTGCAAGAATTAGTGCTAATCAAGCGCCTTTTTTTACAAATGCTTAAAGAATGCCAAGAAGAAGAGATGGCTAATTTATTTCTCTCTTTATGTCATGCGTTTGAAAAAAATTCTTTCAAAAAAAGTCATAAAATTTTACAAGAAATTATTGCAAGCCAACAGCTTTTAGGTATTATTAAAGTTTTTTCACTCTATAATATTCTTATCAATATTGTTGAAGAACGCCATAAAATCAATAGCACTTCTTATTCATTCAAAGAAAATCAAAAACCCCTTAGCCAAAAAGCTAAAAACGCTTTAAAACATTTAGCTTTTTATCCGGTCTTTACCGCTCATCCTACCCAATCTATGCGAAGAACCTTTTTGGAGGCTTATCAAGAGATTTCTACTTATGTGGCTTGTCTTTCTAATAATCCCACTCAAACCATCCAAGAAAAAAGCGAACAAGAAATTAAATACCGCTTACACTTACTCTATAAAAGCCATTTAGCACGCCAAGAAAAATTAGAAGTTTTAAGCGAATTAGATAACTTGCTCTACTTAGTAGAAACCTCCATTCTTCCAAGTGCTCTAAAAACACTTAATTCTATTCAAAAGGCTCTCAATGAGCCTTTAAAGCAATCTCCTATTATCTTAGGCAGTTGGATAGGAGGCGATAGAGATGGCAACCCTTTTGTAACTAATGCTTTAATGACCCAAACTTTGCGCATCCAACATGCTTTCATTATAGAGTTATACATCAAGGAAGTGAGAGCTTTAACAAGAGAGCTTTCGCTTTCTTCAGATTTTTGCACTATTAGCGACACATTCAAACAAAGCATAGAGCAAGAAAAGATGCACTTAGACCCAAGCGATGCGATTTTACACCAGCATGAACCCTTTAGAGCTAAATTGCTTTTAATGGAGAAAAAACTCAAAAACCGCCTTTTAAGCGTGAATAGCCCCTTAGAAATCCCTTATACCTATCATAATATAGAAGAATTTATCCATGATATTGATTTGATGCTAAATCATCTTGAGCCTTATTTAAGACCTCATTTAGAGCGCTTGCGCCACTTAGCGCTTTTAGCAGGTTTTCATGCCTTAAGATTAGATTTTAGAGAGCATAAAGAAGTGTTTTTAAACGCTTTGAGCGAAACTTTTTCCTTTTTAGGACTTGCTGATAGTGATTTCTTGTCTAAAAATGAAACTAAAAAACTAGAAATCATCAATAACGCCTTTCTTTATTTAGAAAAAAACCCTTTAGATTTACACTCCCTTATAGAGCATATAAGTTTAAAAAGTGCGAATATTTTAGAGGCATTCAGCAAGATTGCTTGGGCAAAACAAAATATTTCTAAAGAAAGTGTGCGCTCTGTTATTATCTCTATGAGTGAGAGTGCGAGCGATATTTTAGGGGTATTATGGCTAGTCCAACTAGCAAAATTAGAAAATGAGATTTCTTTAACCCCTCTTTTTGAGACTATAGACGACTTAGAAAACGCCCCCAAAATTATGCAAACTTTAAGCCAAAACCCCCACTACAACAACTACCTAAACCACCAAAATAGAAACCAACAAATTATGATAGGTTATTCAGATTCTAGTAAAGATGGCGGTATTTTTGCGAGCAATTATTATTTAAATAACGCTATTACCAAACTCATTGAGCTTGAAAAAAGCCTTAATCTCTCTTTTTTACTTTTCCATGGAAGAGGAGGGAGTGTGAGTAGAGGGGGGTTGAGTTTAGAGAGTGCCTTAGATTGCGCACCTTATAAAAGCGCTAAAAATATTCTTAAACTTACCGAGCAAGGCGAAGTCATCAGCCTTAAATATCTCAATTTAGAAAACGCTGAATATAACTTGCATAACGCTCTTAATGCCTTGTTAAAAAAGAATTTACAAGAAAAAGCCCAAAAAACTTCCAAAGAGCATGAAGAAATTCTTCAAACTATCGCACGCCTTTCTTATCAAGCTTATAGAAAGTTAGTTTATGAAACCAAAGGGTTTTTAGAATATTTTAAACTAGCTACCCCTATTTATTTCATTCAAGAATTGCCCTTAGGCTCACGCCCCTCTAAGCGTAAAGATAGCACTAAAATTGAAGATTTAAGAGCGATTCCTTGGGTCTTTGCATGGACACAAAATCGTTGCATTTTACCGGCATGGTATGGCTTAGGAAGTGCCTTAAAAACGCTTGAACCTACAATCTTACAAACCCTTTATAAAGAAAATAAACTTTTTAAAGTGGTGTTAGACAATGTAGCCCAAGTGCTTTTAAAAGTAGATTTAGAAATTTTTGAAAGCTATCATTCTTTGGCTAAAGATTTGTTTAATGCTAAAGAAATTTTTAATGCCATTTGTGATGAATTTAAAATCACTAAAGAATTGATTTTGTGCGCACGAAAAGAAAGCGAGCTTTTAGAAAGTGAGCCAACTACTTACTATTCTATCTTGTTTAGAAGACCTTATTTAAATGCCCTTAATGCTTTACAAATTGAACTTATAAAAGCCTTTTATGCCACTAAAGATAAAGACAAGCAAGCGCACTTGCTCCACCAAGTCCATAGTAGCATTGTAGGTATCGCACAAGGCATGCGTAATACCGGCTAA
- the ilvC gene encoding ketol-acid reductoisomerase: protein MALPIYYDKDIDLNLIQSLQVGIIGYGAQGRAHALNLRDSKVKVRIGLYKGSSSILRAKDEGFEVLEVKELVQKSDVLMVLLPDELHKEVLEKEVVPFLKDDQIVAFSHGFSVHFNQVILPKGVGVILVAPKGPGSALREEYLKNRGLYHLIAVEQESSKYDAKAVALSYAKANGGGRMGVLETSFKEECESDLFGEQAVLCGGLEAIVRTGFETLIKAGYPEELAYFECVHEVKLVADLLHYKGIEGLREHISNTAEFGTIKAREPMANLLEKRMQKILNKIQNGSFAKDFLLEKSLNYPRLNTERKALKDTKLEQIGGILRTPLNNKD, encoded by the coding sequence TTGGCATTACCGATTTATTACGATAAGGATATTGATTTAAATTTAATTCAATCTTTACAAGTAGGCATTATTGGTTATGGTGCACAAGGAAGAGCCCATGCGCTCAATTTAAGAGACTCTAAGGTAAAAGTGCGTATTGGCTTATACAAGGGAAGTTCAAGCATTTTAAGGGCAAAAGATGAAGGCTTTGAAGTCTTAGAAGTCAAAGAATTAGTCCAAAAATCTGATGTGCTTATGGTGCTACTTCCTGATGAATTGCATAAAGAAGTTTTAGAAAAAGAAGTGGTTCCTTTTTTAAAAGACGACCAAATTGTAGCCTTTTCTCATGGCTTTAGCGTCCATTTTAATCAAGTAATTCTTCCAAAGGGTGTGGGGGTTATTCTAGTTGCTCCAAAAGGACCTGGGAGTGCTTTAAGAGAAGAATACCTCAAAAATAGGGGTTTATATCATTTAATCGCTGTGGAACAAGAAAGTTCAAAATACGATGCTAAAGCTGTGGCTTTAAGCTATGCTAAAGCAAATGGTGGGGGAAGAATGGGGGTTTTAGAAACGAGCTTCAAAGAAGAATGCGAGAGTGATTTGTTTGGCGAGCAAGCGGTTTTATGTGGGGGGCTAGAAGCGATTGTAAGAACGGGGTTTGAGACTTTAATTAAGGCAGGATACCCTGAAGAATTAGCCTATTTTGAATGCGTGCATGAAGTGAAGTTAGTGGCGGATTTATTGCATTATAAAGGGATTGAAGGCTTAAGAGAGCATATTTCTAACACCGCTGAATTTGGCACTATCAAAGCTAGAGAGCCTATGGCGAATTTATTAGAAAAACGCATGCAAAAAATCTTAAATAAAATTCAAAATGGCTCTTTTGCTAAGGATTTTTTACTAGAAAAGAGCTTGAATTACCCTAGATTAAACACAGAAAGAAAAGCCCTTAAAGACACCAAATTAGAACAAATTGGGGGAATTTTACGCACCCCTTTAAACAATAAAGATTAA
- the minD gene encoding septum site-determining protein MinD — protein MAIVITITSGKGGVGKSTTTANLAIGLAESGKKVVAIDFDIGLRNLDMILGLENRIVYDVVDVMEKNCNLAQALITDKQTKNLSFLAASQSKDKNILDKEKVAILINALRADFDYILIDSPAGIESGFEHAILHADMALVVVTPEVSSLRDSDRVIGIIDAKSNRAKRGEEVHKYLIINRLKPELVENGEMIPIEEVLKLLGLPLIGVVPEDSKIVSATNKGEPVIRTECESSKAYERITRRILGEEVEFVEFKAKKGFFKALKGIFS, from the coding sequence ATGGCAATAGTAATTACTATCACTTCAGGTAAAGGTGGCGTGGGTAAAAGCACCACGACCGCTAATTTAGCCATTGGACTAGCTGAGAGTGGTAAAAAGGTTGTAGCGATTGATTTTGATATAGGCTTAAGAAATTTGGATATGATTTTGGGCTTAGAAAATCGCATTGTTTATGATGTGGTAGATGTGATGGAAAAAAATTGCAATCTCGCACAAGCCTTAATCACAGACAAACAGACTAAAAATCTCTCTTTTTTAGCCGCCTCTCAAAGCAAGGATAAAAATATTTTAGACAAGGAAAAAGTGGCGATTTTAATCAATGCTTTAAGAGCAGATTTTGATTATATTTTGATTGATTCGCCCGCTGGGATTGAAAGCGGGTTTGAGCATGCGATTTTGCATGCGGATATGGCGTTAGTCGTTGTTACTCCAGAAGTGAGCTCTTTAAGAGATAGCGATAGAGTGATTGGCATTATTGATGCGAAGTCTAATCGGGCTAAAAGGGGTGAAGAAGTGCATAAATACTTGATTATCAATCGCTTAAAACCTGAATTAGTGGAAAATGGTGAGATGATTCCCATAGAAGAAGTGCTTAAGCTTTTAGGGTTGCCTTTAATTGGGGTGGTTCCAGAAGATAGTAAGATTGTTTCAGCCACGAATAAGGGCGAGCCAGTGATACGCACTGAATGTGAAAGCTCAAAGGCTTATGAGCGCATTACAAGAAGGATTTTAGGCGAAGAAGTGGAGTTTGTAGAATTTAAGGCGAAAAAAGGCTTTTTTAAAGCTTTAAAAGGGATATTCTCATGA
- the minE gene encoding cell division topological specificity factor MinE, protein MSFFDLFKSKSSSANTASDRLKLILAKERTLNLPYMEDMRREIIEVIQKYTKAQASDIHFKTADSNQSVEAIEVEIVLPK, encoded by the coding sequence ATGAGTTTTTTTGACCTTTTTAAATCAAAGTCTAGTAGTGCTAATACGGCCTCTGATAGACTAAAGCTCATTTTGGCTAAAGAGCGCACTTTAAATTTGCCTTATATGGAAGATATGCGTAGAGAGATTATTGAAGTGATTCAAAAATATACTAAAGCTCAAGCCTCAGACATTCATTTTAAAACTGCTGATAGCAATCAGAGTGTAGAGGCGATTGAAGTAGAAATTGTATTGCCCAAATAA
- the dprA gene encoding DNA-processing protein DprA, which translates to MKSGFQYHVLESIPKVFDTLKDPPKKLYFVGNTRLLNTPLKVAIIGTRRPNPYSKQHTITLARELSKSGASIVSGGALGVDIIAQENALPNTIMLSPCSLDLIYPASNAKVIQKIAKNGLILSEYEKDFMPFKSSFLARNRLVIALSDMVIIPQADLFSGSMSSARLAQKYQKPLFVLPQRLNESEGTNELLEKKQAKGIYNIQNFINTLLKDYHLKEAEQIKDEFLEYCAKNPNYEEAYLKYGDKLLEYELSGKIKRINHSVVLA; encoded by the coding sequence ATGAAAAGTGGCTTTCAATACCATGTTTTAGAGAGCATTCCTAAGGTTTTTGATACTCTCAAAGACCCCCCTAAAAAACTCTATTTTGTAGGCAATACTAGGCTTTTAAACACCCCTTTGAAAGTGGCTATTATAGGCACTAGAAGACCTAATCCTTATAGCAAGCAACACACTATTACTCTAGCTAGAGAATTGTCTAAAAGTGGTGCTAGTATTGTGAGTGGGGGAGCGTTAGGGGTGGATATTATCGCTCAAGAAAATGCCTTGCCTAATACAATTATGCTTTCACCTTGTAGTTTAGACTTAATCTATCCTGCAAGTAATGCTAAAGTGATTCAAAAAATCGCAAAAAATGGTTTGATTCTAAGCGAATATGAAAAAGATTTTATGCCTTTTAAAAGCTCTTTTTTGGCACGAAATCGCTTGGTTATCGCACTAAGTGATATGGTTATTATCCCCCAAGCAGATTTATTTAGTGGCTCTATGAGTAGTGCGAGATTAGCTCAAAAATATCAAAAACCTTTATTTGTTTTGCCCCAACGCCTAAATGAAAGCGAAGGCACCAATGAGCTTTTGGAAAAAAAGCAAGCTAAAGGCATTTATAACATTCAAAATTTTATTAACACTCTTTTAAAAGATTACCACTTAAAAGAAGCAGAACAAATCAAAGATGAATTTTTAGAATACTGTGCGAAAAATCCTAACTATGAAGAAGCGTATCTAAAATATGGCGACAAACTTTTAGAATACGAATTATCAGGCAAAATCAAACGCATAAACCATAGCGTGGTGTTAGCATGA
- the ruvX gene encoding Holliday junction resolvase RuvX, with amino-acid sequence MILACDVGLKRIGLAILLEGIILPLEPILRKNRNQASRDLSNLLREKNIKVLVVGKPSESYVDTNIRIKHFITLLDFKGEIVFVNEDCSSMEALENLEHLGRKNKQTAQKDGRLDSLSACRILERYVNEFSQNSIAQEMVTQTSL; translated from the coding sequence ATGATTTTAGCATGCGATGTGGGGCTAAAACGCATTGGTTTGGCTATTCTTTTAGAGGGTATTATCTTACCTTTAGAGCCGATTTTGCGCAAGAATAGGAATCAAGCTTCTAGGGATTTAAGCAATTTGTTGAGAGAAAAAAACATTAAAGTGCTAGTGGTGGGTAAGCCTAGCGAAAGTTATGTGGATACAAACATTCGCATCAAGCATTTTATTACGCTTTTAGACTTTAAGGGCGAAATTGTTTTTGTTAATGAGGATTGCTCTAGTATGGAAGCGCTTGAAAACTTAGAGCATTTAGGTAGGAAAAATAAACAAACAGCCCAAAAAGATGGGCGTTTGGATTCATTAAGTGCATGCAGGATTTTAGAACGCTATGTAAATGAGTTTAGTCAAAACTCAATAGCACAAGAAATGGTAACACAAACATCGTTATAA
- a CDS encoding N-6 DNA methylase: MKPILLSNINDSQLSKNYLTKPLKDFLENESIDSLNEILEIIKAKPRFSTEHHLLDSGLLKDFIVNNFNKKNMDFTSPKEICILLAKLIEPTKDSSIYDPACGIGSLLIQMKREANSHVKLYGQERSLFVATLCQVNMHLNHIKDFYIECEDTLFNPLHSKDYVLEQFDYAVSHLPFASKIQPLALQKNRYQRCYWNLLSKNNGDYAFLLHMLSSLKDEGKMGVVVPHGVLFREAHEKEIRKQLVEENLIETIIGLPTNLLPTTNISVCIIIFNKKKSTKNILFIDASQSYVKQKNGVKLNNEIIEEIVSTYKDKKTKEKYSFLANLEKIRENDYNLNIARYINAREEKKIDVKETARNIEKIKTQWLQLQNEIHLCLEEFNVKG; encoded by the coding sequence ATGAAACCCATTCTCTTATCTAATATCAATGATAGTCAACTTTCTAAAAATTACCTTACAAAACCACTGAAAGATTTCTTAGAAAATGAATCTATTGATAGCCTAAATGAAATTTTAGAAATAATAAAAGCTAAGCCTAGATTTTCCACAGAACATCATTTGCTAGATAGTGGGCTTTTAAAAGACTTTATTGTTAATAATTTCAACAAAAAAAACATGGATTTTACAAGCCCCAAAGAAATTTGCATTCTCTTAGCCAAACTTATTGAACCAACAAAAGATAGTAGCATTTATGACCCCGCTTGTGGGATAGGCTCTCTACTCATACAAATGAAAAGAGAAGCCAATAGCCATGTAAAACTATATGGACAAGAGAGAAGTCTTTTTGTGGCAACATTATGCCAAGTTAACATGCATTTAAACCATATCAAAGATTTTTATATTGAATGTGAAGACACTCTTTTTAACCCGCTACATTCTAAAGACTATGTTCTAGAGCAATTTGATTATGCAGTCTCTCACTTGCCCTTTGCTTCTAAAATACAACCCCTTGCCCTACAAAAAAACCGCTACCAGCGATGCTACTGGAACCTTCTCTCCAAAAATAATGGCGACTACGCTTTTTTATTGCATATGTTAAGCTCTCTTAAAGATGAAGGAAAAATGGGGGTTGTCGTTCCCCATGGTGTATTATTTAGAGAGGCTCATGAAAAAGAAATTAGAAAACAACTTGTTGAAGAAAATCTCATAGAAACCATTATAGGCTTGCCCACTAATTTATTGCCAACCACAAATATTTCTGTTTGTATAATTATCTTTAACAAAAAGAAATCTACTAAAAACATTCTCTTTATTGATGCTAGTCAAAGCTATGTGAAACAAAAAAATGGGGTTAAGCTCAATAATGAAATCATTGAAGAAATTGTTTCTACCTATAAGGATAAAAAGACCAAGGAAAAATACTCGTTTTTAGCTAACTTAGAAAAAATCAGAGAGAACGACTATAACTTAAACATTGCTCGCTATATAAACGCAAGAGAAGAGAAAAAAATTGATGTGAAAGAGACTGCAAGAAATATTGAAAAGATTAAAACCCAATGGCTTCAGTTGCAAAACGAAATCCACCTTTGTTTAGAAGAATTTAATGTGAAAGGATAG
- a CDS encoding restriction endonuclease subunit S — MTLNEIATIKTGLILGRKKSLDISTTPYHVISLKSFNQNGYYNQSLTDTFTATCEIPKEFFLKQNDILMSIREPHTAVYIRETPRYETIISSIAVVIRLEKKYTDLFNPLFLCLYLNSPFTNKALFSQGSTIAMLNISNLGQIKINLPPKKVQDRIATLQTLIYQENTLLLQLLTEKENLMQGLLLETLNKEQQ; from the coding sequence ATGACACTAAATGAAATTGCCACAATTAAAACAGGCCTCATTCTTGGAAGAAAAAAATCTCTCGATATTTCTACAACCCCCTACCATGTAATTTCTCTAAAATCTTTCAATCAAAATGGATACTATAATCAGTCTTTAACAGACACTTTCACAGCTACCTGTGAAATACCAAAGGAATTTTTTCTCAAACAAAATGACATTTTAATGAGCATAAGAGAACCACACACAGCGGTGTATATCAGAGAAACACCTCGTTATGAAACCATTATTTCATCAATTGCTGTTGTTATTAGACTTGAAAAAAAATACACCGACCTTTTTAATCCTCTCTTTTTATGTCTGTATTTAAACTCTCCCTTTACTAATAAGGCCTTATTTTCTCAAGGCTCAACTATTGCTATGCTTAATATCTCTAACTTAGGACAAATCAAAATCAATCTTCCGCCCAAAAAAGTCCAAGACAGAATTGCCACTTTACAAACACTCATCTATCAAGAAAATACACTTCTTTTGCAACTCCTTACAGAAAAAGAAAATTTAATGCAAGGCTTGTTGCTAGAAACTTTAAACAAGGAGCAACAATGA
- the motB gene encoding flagellar motor protein MotB → MAKKNKPTECPAGEKWAVPYADFLSLLLALFIALYAISAVNKSKVEALKTEFIKIFNYAPKPETMQPVLPIPPDSGQEEERTIDEKSLPSSQNTQTKVTITRKGEGSVLEQIDQGSILKLPSSLLFENSTSDAINQDMMLYIERIAKIIQKLPKRVHINVKGFTDDTPLKGQTRFKSHYELAANRAYRVMQLLMQYGVSPEQLSFSSYGSTNPIAPNNTIENRLKNNRVEIFFSTDANDLSKIHSILDQQFNP, encoded by the coding sequence ATGGCAAAAAAGAATAAACCTACAGAATGTCCGGCGGGGGAAAAATGGGCGGTTCCTTATGCGGACTTCTTATCATTACTGCTCGCACTTTTTATCGCACTCTATGCGATTTCTGCGGTTAATAAGTCTAAGGTTGAGGCTTTAAAAACAGAATTTATCAAAATCTTTAATTACGCCCCTAAGCCAGAAACTATGCAACCGGTTTTACCTATCCCGCCAGATTCTGGACAAGAAGAAGAACGCACTATTGATGAAAAATCTTTGCCCTCTTCGCAAAACACTCAAACCAAAGTTACCATTACCCGCAAGGGCGAGGGGAGTGTTTTAGAACAAATTGACCAAGGCTCTATTCTTAAACTCCCCTCTAGCTTGCTTTTTGAAAACAGCACTTCTGATGCTATCAATCAAGATATGATGCTCTATATTGAGCGCATTGCTAAAATCATTCAAAAACTTCCTAAAAGAGTGCATATCAATGTGAAAGGCTTTACTGATGATACGCCCCTAAAAGGGCAAACTCGTTTTAAAAGCCACTATGAATTAGCTGCTAATAGGGCTTATCGTGTCATGCAACTGCTTATGCAATATGGCGTAAGCCCTGAGCAATTATCCTTTTCTTCTTATGGCTCAACCAATCCTATTGCACCCAATAATACGATAGAAAATCGCTTGAAAAACAATCGTGTGGAAATCTTTTTTTCTACTGATGCGAATGATTTAAGCAAGATTCATTCTATTTTAGACCAGCAATTTAACCCATGA
- the motA gene encoding flagellar motor stator protein MotA: protein MDLSSILGLVLAVASISLGDILEDGNPLHIIHLSSCIIIIPTSLFAAMTGTHARAIKAAYKEIKIVFLNPKINLNETIANLIELATLARKDGVLSLESRVAQIEDDFTRNGLSMIIDGKDLKSVKESLEISIEEMEEHYHGAAHYWETAGETAPTMGLVGAVMGLMLALQKLDNPAEMAAGIAGAFTATVTGIMCSYAIFGPFGHKLKAKSKDIIKEKTVLLEGILGIANGENPRDLETKLLNYIAPGEPKKSQFKG from the coding sequence TTGGATTTATCATCAATCTTAGGTTTAGTTTTAGCAGTTGCCTCCATTTCACTAGGCGATATTTTAGAAGATGGCAACCCGTTGCATATCATTCACTTAAGCTCATGTATTATCATTATCCCCACTTCGCTCTTTGCAGCTATGACAGGCACTCATGCAAGGGCGATTAAGGCGGCTTATAAGGAAATTAAAATCGTTTTTTTAAACCCAAAAATCAATCTTAATGAAACGATTGCTAATCTCATAGAATTGGCTACTTTAGCAAGAAAAGATGGTGTGTTATCTTTAGAAAGCCGTGTAGCTCAAATTGAAGATGACTTCACACGCAATGGCTTGTCTATGATAATAGATGGTAAGGATTTAAAATCTGTTAAAGAGAGTTTAGAAATTAGCATTGAGGAAATGGAAGAGCATTACCATGGCGCAGCCCATTATTGGGAGACTGCCGGTGAGACTGCCCCCACTATGGGATTAGTTGGTGCGGTTATGGGTCTAATGCTTGCTCTTCAAAAACTAGATAACCCCGCAGAAATGGCAGCAGGAATTGCAGGTGCGTTTACAGCAACGGTTACTGGGATTATGTGTTCTTATGCGATTTTTGGCCCCTTTGGACATAAACTTAAGGCTAAATCTAAAGATATCATTAAGGAAAAAACCGTGCTTTTAGAGGGAATTTTGGGTATTGCTAATGGCGAAAATCCAAGAGATTTAGAAACCAAACTCTTAAATTATATCGCTCCGGGCGAGCCTAAAAAATCTCAATTTAAGGGCTAA
- a CDS encoding HesA/MoeB/ThiF family protein, protein MLNQTQKERYLRHIMLEDVGEEGQLKLLKSSVLVIGAGGLGSPILMYLCAAGIGKIGIVDFDKVDLSNLQRQVIHSEDFLNQPKVLSAKKRLNALNTDVKIETFEECFNATNALSLIEPYDFIIDATDNFSAKFLINDACILANKPYSHAGVLKYRGQSLTILPTKSACLACAFDKPPKKELNPIFKAGLFGVLPGILGCIQASEAIKYFLGFDSLLTNTLLSVDTKTMDFRKIQVFKNPECRVCGTHKITHLQDYES, encoded by the coding sequence ATGCTCAATCAAACCCAAAAAGAGCGTTATTTACGCCATATTATGCTAGAAGATGTTGGCGAAGAAGGGCAATTAAAGCTTTTAAAATCTAGTGTTCTAGTTATTGGAGCTGGGGGGCTTGGCTCGCCTATTTTAATGTATTTATGCGCAGCTGGAATAGGGAAAATAGGTATTGTAGATTTTGATAAAGTGGATTTAAGCAATCTTCAGCGTCAAGTCATTCACTCTGAAGATTTTTTAAACCAGCCTAAAGTGCTTTCAGCTAAAAAGCGTCTAAATGCCCTAAATACTGATGTTAAAATAGAAACCTTTGAAGAATGTTTTAACGCTACTAACGCCCTTTCTTTGATAGAACCTTACGATTTTATCATTGATGCAACCGATAACTTTAGCGCTAAATTTTTAATCAATGATGCTTGTATATTGGCTAATAAACCCTATTCGCACGCAGGCGTTTTAAAATATAGGGGTCAAAGCTTAACGATTTTACCCACTAAAAGCGCATGTCTAGCTTGTGCGTTTGATAAGCCCCCTAAAAAGGAATTAAACCCTATTTTTAAAGCGGGGCTTTTTGGGGTTTTGCCCGGAATTTTAGGGTGCATTCAAGCAAGTGAAGCTATCAAATACTTTTTAGGATTTGATAGCTTATTGACAAACACTTTGCTTAGTGTAGATACCAAAACAATGGATTTTAGAAAAATTCAAGTCTTCAAAAATCCAGAATGCCGAGTTTGTGGCACTCATAAAATCACACATTTACAAGACTATGAATCATAA